In Ictalurus punctatus breed USDA103 chromosome 3, Coco_2.0, whole genome shotgun sequence, the following are encoded in one genomic region:
- the chata gene encoding choline O-acetyltransferase, giving the protein MPVLDRKPSRGQGDQSGLPKLPIPDLQQTLDMYLKCMRHLIPEEQFRRTKDITEKFGAPGGLGERLQRKLLQRREVTANWVYDYWVEDMYLNNRLALPVNSSPVMVFPKQNFRTPSDILRFAAHLISGVLEYKCLIDGHALPVDFARGQLAGTPLCMEQYYRLFTTYRLPGPKTDTLVAQKSSVMPEPEHIIVACKNQFFVLDVDINFRRLNEKDLFTQLQKIMTMAESEEENFPPIGLLTSDGRTEWAEARSALIKDSTNRDSLDMIERCLCLVCMDEPCGMDLSDTNRAMMMLHGGGKDKNGGNRWYDKPMQFIIGADGCCGVVCEHSPFEGIVLVQCTEYLLKYMSGSPSKFVRAASVSELPSPRRLHWKFSSEIKKFLSSSADKLQWLVKNLDMNVHKFSSYGKEFIKKHKMSPDAYIQVALQLAFYRCHGRLVPTYESASIRRFQQGRVDNIRSSTAEALEFVKAMTDKKSSLMDSEKMEKLYDAIKAQTNYTILAITGMAIDNHLLGLREISKELNLEKPEIFKDETYITSNQFILSTSQVPTTVEMFCCYGPVVPNGYGACYNPQSDHIIFCVSSFRDSPETSSDMFVKALVECLGEMQDLCNTQAKHSNTRERTGEANEAVRSRGKT; this is encoded by the exons ATGCCGGTTTTGGACAGGAAGCCTTCAAGGGGCCAAGGAGATCAAAGT GGCCTTCCTAAATTGCCCATCCCTGACTTACAGCAAACATTAGATATGTATTTAAAGTGCATGAGACATCTGATCCCTGAAGAGCAGTTCAGAAGGACTAAGGATATTACTGAGAAGTTTGGAGCACCCGGTGGGCTGGGAGAGAGACTTCAGAGAAAACTACTGCAAAGAAGAGAGGTTACAGCTAACTGG gtaTATGACTACTGGGTTGAAGATATGTATTTGAATAACAGATTAGCACTCCCTGTTAACTCCAGCCCTGTAATGGTCTTCCCAAAGCAGAACTTCAGGACTCCAAGTGACATACTCAG ATTTGCAGCTCATCTAATTTCAGGTGTATTAGAATACAAGTGTCTGATTGATGG ACATGCCCTCCCAGTGGACTTTGCCCGCGGCCAATTAGCTGGCACGCCATTGTGTATGGAGCAGTACTACAGGCTCTTCACCACCTACCGCCTACCCGGGCCAAAGACAGATACCCTGGTGGCTCAGAAGAGCTCTGTAATGCCAGAACCAGAGCATATAATAGTGGCCTGTAAAAACCAG TTTTTTGTTCTTGATGTGGACATCAACTTTCGGCGGCTCAATGAGAAAGATCTGTTCACTCAACTGCAGAAGATAATGACGATGGCTGAGAGCGAGGAGGAAAACTTCCCTCCTATTGGACTGCTCACCTCAGATGGGCGGACTGAGTGGGCAGAAGCTCGTAGTGCTCTCATTAAAG ATTCTACCAACAGGGACTCTCTAGATATGATTGAGCGTTGCCTGTGTTTGGTGTGCATGGATGAACCCTGTGGCATGGATCTCAGTGACACAAACCGAGCCATGATGATGCTCCATGGAGGAGGGAAAGACAAGAATGGAGGAAACCGCTGGTACGACAAACCCATGCAG TTTATAATAGGTGCAGATGGGTGTTGTGGTGTTGTTTGTGAACATTCACCCTTTGAGGGAATTGTTCTGGTCCAATGCACAGAATATTTACTGAAGTACAT GAGTGGCAGCCCTTCAAAGTTTGTGCGAGCAGCAAGTGTGAGTGAGTTGCCATCTCCAAGGCGCTTGCACTGGAAATTTTcttcagaaattaaaaaattCCTCTCATCTTCAGCAGACAAATTACAGTG GCTTGTCAAAAATCTAGACATGAATGTCCACAAGTTCAGCAGTTATGGCAAAGAGTTCATCAAGAAACATAAAATGAGTCCTGATGCTTACATACAAGTGGCTCTGCAGTTAGCATTTTACAG ATGCCATGGAAGACTTGTGCCAACCTACGAGAGCGCATCAATCCGTCGCTTCCAGCAGGGTCGTGTGGACAACATTCGCTCTTCTACTGCTGAGGCCTTGGAATTTGTGAAAGCCATGACTGATAAGAAGTCGAGTCTGATG GATTCTGAGAAGATGGAGAAGTTATATGATGCCATTAAGGCCCAAACCAATTATACAATATTG GCTATTACAGGGATGGCAATAGACAATCACTTACTTGGACTGCGAGAAATTTCTAAGGAGCTCAACCTGGAGAAGCCAGAGATTTTCAAAGATGAGACCTACATCACCAGCAACCAATTCATCCTCTCCACAAGTCAG GTACCTACGACTGTGGAGATGTTTTGCTGCTATGGCCCTGTGGTCCCTAATGGCTATGGAGCCTGCTACAATCCCCAGTCAGACCACATCATTTTCTGTGTGTCCAGTTTCCGTGACAGCCCAGAGACCTCTTCAGACATGTTTGTGAAAGCTCTGGTGGAGTGCCTGGGGGAGATGCAGGATCTGTGTAACACTCAAGCCAAGCATAGTAACACCAGAGAGAGGACTGGAGAGGCCAATGAAGCTGTGAGGAGTAGAGGGAAGACATAG
- the slc18a3a gene encoding probable vesicular acetylcholine transporter-A: MAEEGSGGLAQSAAVKLSEMGERTKQLGTAIKDPERQRRIILVIVCVALLLDNMLYMVIVPIVPDYLARLEGESTNSSNSTENFDVQIGVLFASKAILQLLVNPLTGTFIDRVGYDIPLLIGLSIMFVSTCIFAFAENYATLFVARSLQGLGSAFADTSGLAMIADKYTEEAERSRALGIALAFISFGSLAAPPFGGVLYEFAGKRVPFLALASVCLADGILCMTVLKPFSSRTRENMPVGTPIYKLMIDPYIAVVAGALTTCNIPLAFLEPTIANWMEETMDASQWQIGLTWLPAFFPHILGVYITVKLAARHPHLQWFYGALGMVIIGASSCTVPACKNFEQLIIPLCGICFGIALVDTALLPTLAFLVDVRHVSVYGGVYAIADISYCVAYALGPVVAGKIVHDLGFVQLNLGMGLANVLYAPALLLLRNVCLMKPSHSERNMLLEEGATGLYDTIRLEECQAKKKKKGYSTTDNFLPVDENGIFAGNPRSYSQEETADPEYA; encoded by the coding sequence ATGGCTGAAGAGGGATCCGGTGGCTTGGCGCAGTCCGCCGCGGTTAAACTCTCAGAGATGGGCGAAAGAACTAAACAACTAGGCACTGCTATAAAAGATCCCGAACGACAGCGAAGGATTATTCTAGTAATCGTCTGTGTGGCACTTTTGTTAGATAATATGCTTTACATGGTGATCGTGCCAATCGTTCCAGATTATTTAGCCCGCCTAGAAGGGGAATCAACCAACTCCTCCAACAGCACAGAAAACTTCGACGTTCAGATCGGTGTCCTATTTGCATCCAAAGCCATTTTGCAACTTCTTGTAAATCCTTTGACGGGCACCTTCATAGACCGCGTTGGATACGACATACCACTTTTAATTGGACTTTCCATCATGTTTGTTTCCACGTGCATTTTTGCCTTCGCTGAAAACTACGCGACTCTTTTCGTGGCGCGGAGTCTGCAGGGGCTCGGCTCGGCTTTCGCAGACACGTCAGGACTCGCTATGATAGCAGATAAGTACACGGAGGAGGCCGAGAGGAGTCGAGCCCTGGGCATCGCCTTGGCATTTATCTCGTTCGGGAGCCTGGCGGCGCCCCCCTTCGGCGGGGTGCTTTACGAGTTCGCAGGGAAGCGCGTCCCATTTCTCGCCCTCGCCAGTGTCTGTCTAGCCGACGGTATTTTGTGCATGACGGTCCTTAAGCCATTCTCCAGCAGGACCAGGGAAAACATGCCAGTTGGCACACCCATTTACAAACTTATGATTGATCCCTATATAGCAGTGGTGGCAGGTGCACTGACCACGTGTAACATCCCCCTTGCGTTTCTGGAGCCCACCATCGCGAATTGGATGGAGGAGACCATGGACGCGTCCCAGTGGCAGATCGGACTTACCTGGTTGCCAGCTTTTTTCCCTCATATTTTAGGTGTATACATTACTGTAAAACTGGCAGCGCGACACCCACACTTACAATGGTTTTATGGCGCTCTTGGCATGGTTATAATAGGTGCCAGCTCATGCACTGTGCCAGCATGCAAAAACTTTGAGCAACTTATAATCCCCTTGTGCGGCATCTGCTTTGGCATTGCGCTGGTGGACACTGCGCTGTTGCCCACACTTGCGTTTCTGGTCGATGTGCGTCATGTCTCTGTGTATGGCGGTGTGTACGCCATTGCGGACATCTCCTACTGCGTTGCCTATGCTCTGGGTCCAGTTGTAGCTGGTAAGATAGTACACGACCTAGGTTTTGTGCAGCTCAACCTGGGCATGGGCCTCGCCAACGTGCTTTACGCGCCAGCGCTGCTCCTTCTGCGCAACGTGTGCCTCATGAAGCCGTCTCACTCTGAGAGAAACATGCTGCTGGAGGAAGGGGCCACAGGCCTTTACGACACTATCAGACTAGAAGAGTGCCAAgccaagaaaaagaagaagggcTACAGCACAACTGACAACTTTCTGCCGGTGGATGAAAACGGTATATTTGCTGGAAACCCCAGATCATACTCTCAAGAGGAAACAGCTGATCCTGAATATGCGTAA